From one Dysidea avara chromosome 9, odDysAvar1.4, whole genome shotgun sequence genomic stretch:
- the LOC136265632 gene encoding uncharacterized protein, with protein sequence MARLLLTCALLVITVSVSRVYANDLPSPFLEAVKRLKLNKKISYIPDRITQLKNIEDDLPGRLRKRQSYACSKAYREAQSPRVEQCLPYLADEGRYTSNTQVAAFCRLECDTILKQVFTDLYACEGSSSDQAEIKILDFFCKQNARGTYCLVAFNDIDNFHPGVTCDHTSSHCTSNCRTITSWINYHLGCCYETLQQLNEISPDSGDDLPSQIFRVCGYTSAITACH encoded by the exons ATGGCTCGTCTTCTTCTAACTTGCGCGTTGCTGGTCATAACAGTCAGTGTATCGAGAGTCTACGCTAATGATCTACCGTCGCCATTCCTCGAAGCAGTGAAACGTCTGAAACTGAACAAGAAGATTTCTTATATTCCAGATCGGATCACTCAGCTCAAGAATATTGAAGATGATCTTCCTGGGCGTTTGCGTAAGCGACAAAGCTACGCTTGCAGCAAAGCTTACCGGGAAGCACAGAGCCCTCGTGTTGAGCAGTGTCTACCTTACCTGGCGGATGAAGGAAGATACACGAGTAATACACAAGTTGCTGCCTTCTGTAGGCTGGAATGTGATACAATCCTAAAACAAGTCTTCACAGATTTGTATGCTTGTGAAGGCAGTTCTTct GACCAAGCTGAAATAAAAATTCTCGACTTCTTTTGCAAACAAAATGCTCGTGGGACTTATTGTCTAGTTGCATTTAATGACATTGATAACTTTCATCCTGGTGTG ACTTGTGACCATACTTCTAGTCACTGCACCTCCAACTGCCGAACT ATCACATCATGGATAAACTACCACTTGGGCTGTTGTTATGAAACACTACAACAACTGAATGA GATTTCACCTGATTCAGGAGATGATCTCCCAAGTCAAATATTTAGAGTCTGTGGATACACTTCTGCAATCACCGCTTGTCATT AA